AGGTCGGTTCGTGCTGGCCCCCTCCTAGCCGGGCCGGCGGTCCCGAAACCCCGGCCACCGGACCGAGCCCGGCTACCGGCGGCGGGCGCGGTGCACGGCGACGATGCCGTAGGTGAGGTCGGTCCAGGCGACGTCGGCCCACCCGGCCGCCCCGATCCGGGCCGCCATCGCGGGCTGGTCGGGCCAGGCCTGGATCGACTCGGCGAGGTAGACGTAGGCGTCCGGGTTGGAGGACACCCGTCGGGCGACCCCGGGGAGGGCGCCGATCAGGTAGCGGCTGTAGACGGTGCGGAACGGCGCCCAGGTCGGGTGGCTGAACTCGCAGACCACCAGCCGCCCACCGGGCCGGGTCACCCGGGCCATCTCGGCCAGGGCGGCGTCGACGTCGGAGACGTTACGCAGGCCGAACGAGATCGTGGCCGCGTCGAAGATGCCGTCCGGGAAGGGCAGCCGCAGCGCGTCACCGGCGACCAGGCCGAGCTCCGGGTGCTGGCGGCGGCCGACCTGCAGCATGCCGAGGGAGAAGTCGGCCGCCACGACCTGTGCACCGGCGGCGGCGAACGGGAGGGACGAGGACCCGGTGCCGGCCGCCAGGTCGAGGACCCGGTCACCGCGCT
This genomic window from Actinomycetes bacterium contains:
- a CDS encoding demethylmenaquinone methyltransferase yields the protein MTSRPGTRATLQKEPHEVAAMFDGVAERYDLTNDVLSLGQTRLWRRAVARAVGVQRGDRVLDLAAGTGSSSLPFAAAGAQVVAADFSLGMLQVGRRQHPELGLVAGDALRLPFPDGIFDAATISFGLRNVSDVDAALAEMARVTRPGGRLVVCEFSHPTWAPFRTVYSRYLIGALPGVARRVSSNPDAYVYLAESIQAWPDQPAMAARIGAAGWADVAWTDLTYGIVAVHRARRR